Proteins from a genomic interval of Pseudomonas anuradhapurensis:
- a CDS encoding iron-sulfur-binding ferredoxin reductase has protein sequence MPELCVGERRWTVPTGSNLLDALNEAGLDVPYSCRAGSCHACLVHCLAGQPLDARPEALAPDKHAQGWRLACQCQVVEDLRVALFDPQQDGVAAEVCALDWYGDVLRLRLRPERALRYQAGQHVVLWHAAVARPYSLASLPGEDDFLEFHIDCRRPGAFCDQARGLQLGDVLRLGEFRGGALHYDPDWQDRPLWLLAAGTGLAPLWGILREALRQGHRGEIRLLHVARERSGHYLAEPLLKLPGVEVELVLAEQLEDVLAGLRPSSRQTLALLCGAPASVERFARRLFIAGVPRGQVFADVFVEHA, from the coding sequence ATGCCTGAACTTTGCGTGGGCGAGCGCCGCTGGACGGTGCCGACCGGCAGCAACCTGCTCGATGCCCTGAATGAGGCCGGGCTCGATGTGCCCTACAGTTGCCGCGCGGGCAGCTGCCATGCCTGCCTGGTGCATTGCCTGGCCGGGCAACCGCTGGATGCCCGGCCCGAGGCCCTGGCGCCGGACAAGCATGCCCAGGGTTGGCGCCTGGCGTGCCAGTGCCAGGTGGTCGAGGACCTGCGTGTGGCGCTGTTCGACCCGCAGCAGGATGGCGTAGCGGCCGAGGTCTGTGCGCTGGATTGGTACGGCGATGTGTTGCGCTTGCGCTTGCGGCCCGAGCGGGCGTTGCGTTACCAGGCCGGGCAGCATGTAGTGCTATGGCATGCTGCGGTCGCGCGGCCCTATTCGCTGGCCAGCCTGCCGGGTGAGGACGATTTCCTCGAGTTCCATATCGACTGCCGGCGCCCTGGCGCCTTTTGTGACCAGGCGCGCGGCTTGCAACTGGGTGATGTGTTGCGCCTGGGGGAATTCCGGGGCGGCGCCTTGCACTACGACCCGGACTGGCAGGACCGGCCGCTGTGGTTGCTGGCGGCGGGCACCGGGCTGGCGCCGTTGTGGGGCATCCTGCGCGAAGCGTTGCGGCAGGGGCATCGGGGCGAGATCCGGCTGCTGCATGTGGCGCGGGAGCGGTCAGGTCACTATTTGGCGGAGCCGCTGCTGAAGTTGCCAGGGGTTGAGGTCGAGCTGGTGCTGGCGGAGCAGCTGGAGGACGTTCTGGCCGGCTTGCGGCCGTCATCGCGGCAGACGCTGGCGCTGCTGTGCGGGGCGCCGGCGAGCGTCGAGCGGTTTGCCCGGCGGCTGTTCATTGCCGGGGTGCCGCGGGGGCAGGTGTTTGCCGATGTGTTCGTCGAACATGCCTGA
- a CDS encoding fumarate hydratase has translation MTVIKQDDLIQSVADALQFISYYHPVDFIQAMHEAYLREESPAARDSIAQILINSRMCATGHRPICQDTGIVTVFIRVGMDVRWDGATMSVDDMINEGVRRAYNLPENVLRASILADPAGARKNTKDNTPAVIHYSIVPGDKVEVDVAAKGGGSENKSKMAMLNPSDSIVDWVLKTVPTMGAGWCPPGMLGIGIGGTAEKAAVMAKEVLMESIDIHELKARGPQNRLEEIRLELFDKVNQLGIGAQGLGGLTTVLDVKIMDYPTHAASLPVCMIPNCAATRHAHFVLDGSGPAELEAPSLDAYPEIVWEAGPSARRVNLDAITPEEVASWKPGETILLNGKMLTGRDAAHKRMVEMLNRGEELPVDLKGRFIYYVGPVDPVGDEVVGPAGPTTATRMDKFTRQILEQTGLLGMIGKSERGPAAIEAIKDNKAVYLMAVGGAAYLVAQAIRKSKVLAFAELGMEAIYEFEVKDMPVTVAVDSNGESVHITGPALWQSKIAQSLAVEVK, from the coding sequence ATGACCGTGATCAAGCAAGACGACCTGATTCAGAGCGTCGCCGATGCCCTGCAATTCATTTCGTACTACCACCCCGTCGATTTCATCCAGGCCATGCACGAGGCCTATCTGCGTGAAGAATCGCCTGCCGCGCGCGATTCCATCGCCCAGATCCTGATCAACTCGCGCATGTGCGCCACCGGCCACCGCCCGATCTGCCAGGACACCGGTATCGTCACCGTGTTCATCCGCGTGGGCATGGACGTGCGCTGGGACGGCGCCACCATGAGCGTCGACGACATGATCAACGAAGGTGTGCGTCGCGCCTACAACCTGCCTGAAAACGTGCTGCGCGCGTCGATCCTGGCCGACCCGGCCGGTGCTCGCAAGAACACCAAGGACAACACCCCGGCCGTGATCCACTACTCCATCGTCCCCGGCGACAAGGTCGAGGTCGATGTCGCAGCCAAGGGCGGCGGCTCGGAGAACAAGTCGAAGATGGCCATGCTCAACCCGTCCGACTCGATCGTCGACTGGGTGCTGAAGACCGTGCCGACCATGGGCGCTGGCTGGTGCCCGCCTGGCATGCTCGGCATCGGCATCGGCGGTACCGCCGAGAAGGCTGCGGTGATGGCCAAGGAAGTGTTGATGGAGTCCATCGACATCCACGAACTGAAAGCCCGTGGCCCGCAAAACCGTCTGGAAGAAATCCGCCTGGAGCTGTTCGACAAGGTCAACCAGCTGGGCATCGGCGCCCAGGGCCTGGGCGGCCTGACCACCGTGCTCGACGTCAAGATCATGGATTACCCGACCCACGCCGCTTCGCTGCCGGTGTGCATGATCCCCAACTGCGCCGCTACCCGCCACGCCCACTTCGTGCTCGATGGGTCCGGCCCGGCCGAGCTGGAAGCGCCGTCGCTGGACGCCTACCCGGAAATCGTCTGGGAAGCCGGCCCGAGCGCCCGTCGTGTCAACCTCGACGCCATCACCCCGGAAGAAGTCGCCAGCTGGAAGCCGGGCGAGACCATCCTGCTCAACGGCAAGATGCTCACCGGCCGCGATGCCGCGCACAAGCGCATGGTCGAGATGCTCAACCGTGGCGAAGAGCTGCCGGTGGATCTGAAAGGCCGCTTCATCTACTACGTCGGCCCGGTCGACCCGGTAGGTGACGAAGTGGTAGGCCCAGCCGGCCCGACCACCGCGACCCGCATGGACAAGTTCACCCGCCAGATCCTCGAGCAGACTGGCCTGCTGGGCATGATCGGCAAGTCCGAGCGCGGCCCTGCCGCCATCGAAGCGATCAAGGACAACAAGGCCGTGTACCTGATGGCCGTTGGCGGCGCCGCCTACCTGGTGGCCCAGGCCATCCGCAAGTCGAAGGTCCTGGCCTTCGCCGAGCTGGGCATGGAAGCGATCTACGAGTTCGAGGTCAAGGACATGCCGGTGACCGTCGCCGTGGACAGCAACGGTGAGTCGGTGCACATCACTGGCCCTGCCTTGTGGCAGAGCAAGATTGCCCAGAGCCTGGCAGTCGAAGTGAAGTAA
- a CDS encoding carbon-nitrogen hydrolase family protein produces MIRLAACQYAIELHETWDAYAAHLQGLCAEAAAAGARLLLLPEYAGLVLSGQLPAEQRGDLKASIAGIQPLFEPWLALCEGIARHWQIYLQPGSLPVQDADGQYRNRAWLFGPEGVLGYQDKLMMTRFEREQWNITAGQGLQVFDTELGRLGILICYDNEFPMLARHLAEQGADLILAPSCTDTEAGYHRVRIGAQARALENQIAVLQSPTVGLAAWSPALDENIGRAGLFVPPDHGMPGDGVMALSEQLSPVHSQWLLCEVDLEEVRRVRREGQVFTRRDWPEQFDRIL; encoded by the coding sequence ATGATCCGCCTGGCGGCCTGCCAGTATGCGATCGAGCTGCATGAAACCTGGGACGCCTACGCCGCGCACCTGCAAGGCCTGTGCGCCGAGGCTGCGGCGGCGGGGGCGCGCCTGCTGCTGTTGCCGGAGTACGCCGGGCTGGTGCTCAGCGGGCAGTTGCCGGCCGAGCAGCGTGGCGACCTGAAGGCCTCGATTGCCGGTATTCAGCCGCTGTTCGAGCCGTGGCTGGCGCTGTGCGAGGGCATTGCCCGGCATTGGCAGATCTATCTGCAGCCTGGCAGCCTGCCGGTGCAGGATGCCGATGGGCAGTACCGCAACCGTGCCTGGCTGTTCGGCCCCGAAGGCGTGCTGGGTTACCAGGACAAGCTGATGATGACCCGTTTCGAGCGTGAGCAATGGAACATCACCGCAGGCCAGGGGCTGCAGGTGTTCGACACCGAACTGGGGCGCCTGGGGATCCTGATCTGCTACGACAATGAATTCCCGATGCTGGCCCGGCACCTGGCCGAGCAAGGCGCCGACCTGATCCTGGCGCCGAGCTGTACCGACACCGAGGCGGGCTACCACCGGGTGCGCATTGGCGCGCAGGCGCGGGCACTGGAGAACCAGATTGCGGTATTGCAGAGCCCCACGGTCGGGCTGGCCGCCTGGTCGCCGGCGCTGGACGAGAATATCGGGCGGGCAGGCTTGTTCGTGCCACCGGATCATGGCATGCCAGGGGACGGCGTGATGGCGTTGAGTGAGCAACTGAGCCCGGTGCATAGCCAGTGGCTGCTGTGCGAGGTGGACCTGGAGGAAGTGCGGCGGGTGAGGCGGGAAGGGCAGGTGTTTACCCGCAGGGACTGGCCGGAGCAGTTTGACAGAATCCTGTGA
- a CDS encoding GNAT family N-acetyltransferase, translated as MEIRLLHGAAIAPYIDDLARLRLTVFREFPYLYDGTPEYEADYLATYARSGRSLVVLALDDGKVVGASTGLPLVDVGAEFQQPFLAQGRDPASVYYFGESVVLPEYRGQGLGVRFFIERESYAHKLAEFDYCAFCAVERPGVHPRRPADYKPLHGFWRNRGFLHDPSLRTRYAWRDLDETESSDKLMSFWLKELPI; from the coding sequence ATGGAAATACGCCTGTTGCACGGCGCCGCTATCGCGCCTTACATCGATGACCTCGCTCGCCTGCGCCTGACCGTGTTTCGCGAGTTTCCCTACCTTTACGACGGCACCCCGGAGTACGAGGCCGACTACCTGGCCACCTATGCCCGGTCCGGGCGCAGCCTGGTGGTGCTGGCGCTGGACGACGGCAAGGTGGTGGGCGCCTCCACCGGCCTGCCGCTGGTGGATGTCGGCGCCGAATTCCAGCAGCCATTCCTGGCCCAGGGGCGTGACCCGGCCAGCGTCTACTACTTCGGTGAATCGGTGGTACTGCCAGAGTACCGTGGCCAAGGCCTGGGAGTGCGCTTTTTCATCGAACGCGAATCCTACGCGCACAAACTGGCTGAGTTCGATTACTGCGCGTTCTGCGCGGTGGAGCGGCCCGGCGTGCACCCGCGGCGGCCTGCAGATTACAAACCGTTGCATGGTTTCTGGCGCAATCGCGGTTTTCTGCACGACCCGTCGCTACGCACCCGCTATGCCTGGCGTGACCTGGACGAAACGGAAAGCTCCGACAAACTGATGTCGTTCTGGCTCAAGGAACTGCCGATATGA
- a CDS encoding nuclear transport factor 2 family protein — MTATELVNAYYAAFNAGDMPAFLALLSEDVIHDINQGERQMGKARFAAFMDKMNRCYRERLADIVVMQNADGSRAAAEFTVHGEYLADDEGLPPANGQTYVLPAGAFFYIHCGKIARVTNYYNLNDWIEQVG; from the coding sequence ATGACCGCTACCGAACTGGTAAATGCGTACTACGCGGCTTTCAACGCCGGCGATATGCCAGCCTTTCTCGCCCTGCTCAGCGAGGACGTGATCCACGACATCAACCAGGGTGAGCGGCAGATGGGCAAGGCACGGTTTGCCGCATTCATGGACAAGATGAACCGCTGCTACCGCGAACGCCTGGCCGATATCGTGGTGATGCAAAACGCCGATGGCAGCCGGGCGGCGGCGGAGTTCACCGTGCATGGCGAATACCTGGCCGATGACGAAGGCTTGCCGCCGGCCAACGGGCAGACCTACGTACTGCCGGCGGGGGCGTTCTTCTATATCCACTGCGGCAAGATTGCCCGGGTGACCAACTACTACAACCTCAATGACTGGATTGAGCAGGTCGGTTGA
- a CDS encoding DJ-1/PfpI family protein has translation MTAKKILMLVGDFVEDYEVMVPFQALSMVGHTVHAVCPEKVAGQTVRTAIHDFEGDQTYSEKPGHNFALNYDFVRVRAEGYDALLIPGGRAPEYLRLDERVLELVRSFDQAGKPIAAVCHGAQLLAAAGVLEGRECSAYPACAPEVRLAGGTFIDIAVDQAHVDRNLVTAPAWPAHPAWLAAFLKVLGTRIA, from the coding sequence ATGACGGCGAAGAAGATTCTCATGTTGGTCGGCGATTTCGTTGAAGATTACGAGGTCATGGTGCCATTCCAGGCCTTGAGCATGGTTGGGCATACGGTGCATGCAGTTTGCCCGGAAAAGGTCGCGGGGCAGACCGTGCGCACGGCCATCCATGATTTCGAGGGTGACCAGACCTACAGCGAAAAGCCTGGGCACAACTTTGCCCTGAACTACGATTTCGTGCGGGTACGGGCCGAGGGTTATGACGCGCTGCTGATTCCCGGTGGGCGTGCGCCGGAGTACCTGCGCCTGGATGAGCGGGTGCTGGAGCTGGTGCGGTCGTTCGACCAGGCCGGCAAACCGATTGCGGCGGTGTGCCACGGGGCCCAGCTGCTGGCGGCGGCCGGCGTGCTGGAAGGGCGCGAATGCAGCGCTTATCCGGCGTGTGCGCCGGAGGTGCGGCTGGCCGGCGGCACATTCATCGATATCGCGGTGGACCAGGCGCATGTCGACCGCAACCTGGTGACCGCACCCGCCTGGCCGGCGCACCCGGCGTGGCTGGCGGCGTTCCTCAAGGTGCTCGGTACCCGCATCGCCTGA